In Deltaproteobacteria bacterium, a single window of DNA contains:
- the pilM gene encoding pilus assembly protein PilM produces MFQPLLSLKKLKRPDLLGIDLGSQCVKIVKMGRRPNDKLAVEFCGLYPIPRSSPDFESDLHGAVKEAGLAGLSAAVCLDDTSLKTRKMELPAMPDADLKEAVRWNMREAVEGPVADYSIASSLIEETTAGGKVRQTLLGYAVKKKSVIDLMNLATRIGLKPSAIEPSAVSLASAVDRAWPSDDLWIAGIDLGAEKVVLTILGRGRFYFTRLLPGLRSSDAKENGPEFMKKLAGEIQNSLDAFSVAFHQETIHRISLSGGGAGIGELPEYLAKNLAIQTSRLDPFAGMEMSDQAKKTVADKGYLFSQAVSLAWMNG; encoded by the coding sequence ATGTTCCAACCCCTCCTCTCTCTTAAAAAACTGAAGAGACCCGATTTGCTGGGAATCGATCTCGGCTCCCAGTGCGTCAAAATCGTAAAAATGGGCCGCAGACCCAATGATAAACTGGCCGTCGAATTCTGCGGGCTCTACCCCATCCCGCGCTCGTCTCCCGATTTTGAATCCGACCTTCACGGCGCCGTAAAGGAGGCGGGACTCGCGGGCCTTTCGGCCGCTGTCTGTCTTGACGACACCTCCCTCAAGACCCGCAAGATGGAACTTCCGGCCATGCCGGATGCCGATCTGAAGGAGGCGGTGCGATGGAACATGCGCGAGGCGGTGGAGGGGCCAGTTGCCGACTACTCCATCGCCTCTTCGTTGATTGAAGAGACAACCGCCGGCGGAAAAGTGCGGCAGACCCTTTTGGGGTATGCCGTCAAAAAAAAATCGGTCATCGACCTGATGAATCTGGCGACCCGCATCGGGCTAAAACCTTCGGCCATCGAGCCGTCGGCGGTTTCCCTGGCGTCGGCGGTCGACCGCGCCTGGCCGTCCGATGACCTCTGGATCGCGGGGATCGACCTCGGGGCCGAAAAGGTTGTTCTGACCATTCTGGGGCGCGGGCGTTTTTATTTTACGCGCCTCCTTCCGGGATTAAGGTCTTCCGATGCGAAGGAAAACGGTCCGGAATTCATGAAAAAACTGGCGGGGGAAATCCAGAACTCGCTCGACGCCTTTTCGGTGGCCTTTCATCAGGAAACGATCCACCGGATCTCTCTTTCGGGCGGCGGGGCGGGGATCGGGGAACTCCCCGAATATCTCGCGAAAAACCTCGCCATCCAAACTTCCCGGCTCGATCCCTTTGCCGGAATGGAAATGTCCGATCAGGCCAAAAAAACCGTGGCGGACAAGGGGTATCTTTTTTCGCAGGCGGTGAGCCTCGCCTGGATGAACGGATGA
- the pilO gene encoding type 4a pilus biogenesis protein PilO, with protein sequence MTKTDLKQIATSREIILALFFMAAILFLFMRILYAPKAKDIAALKGEIKTLRTQKEAMVKFIDAVAKQPPSEIPPAASDLDPRTAVILGQKEPEISDIASLMAKVTEADFLQGTRLDAFKFLDSSQEKGYSKRAFVLEARGTFAGVFSFVEKIEKLPALVSTDALSLEEDPERAGEVQLKLEGTLYQTKGGDPPKEDKKQ encoded by the coding sequence ATGACAAAAACGGACTTAAAGCAGATCGCAACCTCGCGCGAAATCATCCTCGCCCTTTTTTTCATGGCGGCCATTCTGTTCCTTTTCATGCGCATCCTTTACGCGCCGAAGGCAAAGGATATCGCCGCCCTCAAGGGGGAGATAAAAACTTTGCGGACGCAAAAAGAGGCGATGGTCAAATTCATCGATGCCGTAGCCAAACAGCCCCCTTCCGAAATTCCCCCGGCCGCTTCCGACCTCGACCCGCGGACGGCGGTGATTCTGGGGCAAAAAGAGCCCGAGATTTCCGATATCGCCTCGCTGATGGCAAAGGTGACCGAGGCCGATTTTTTGCAGGGGACGAGACTCGACGCATTCAAGTTTCTCGATTCATCCCAGGAAAAGGGGTACTCAAAGAGGGCGTTTGTTTTGGAGGCCCGCGGCACTTTCGCGGGGGTCTTTTCTTTTGTCGAAAAGATCGAGAAACTGCCGGCCCTGGTTTCAACCGACGCCCTTTCGCTGGAGGAGGATCCGGAAAGGGCCGGCGAGGTGCAACTCAAACTGGAGGGGACCCTCTACCAGACC